The proteins below come from a single Acinonyx jubatus isolate Ajub_Pintada_27869175 chromosome A1, VMU_Ajub_asm_v1.0, whole genome shotgun sequence genomic window:
- the LOC113604479 gene encoding translation initiation factor IF-2-like, giving the protein MNLRWCLDEVEQTAPLDTSSAGISPQPPPLLLRLEGVPSASLHSPGGYGGAGTRPATGRPRPLHGLRSGTGRPIPGRPNLCRPGVGLPLPPRRPGRFPFRPRPSAPTSAGVQPLGPEGELRRGRSCSPRPGSPARPPRAPHSLTRRLDALPRRRRCAFPQCNFISSSAARHAHGARSPRTRMREGRSRGGRRWGLRMRVRGRVTAAVPEGRKPPRLAPRGQLQLPIRRRLLRQWPAPEWESVSSHRHNGQ; this is encoded by the exons ATGAATTTGA GGTGGTGCTTAGATGAGGTAGAACAAACCGCTCCTCTGGACACAAGCAGCGCCGGgatttccccccaacccccaccgctCCTCCTCCGCCTCGAGGGCGTCCCGAGCGCCTCCCTCCACAGTCCGGGCGGCTACGGCGGCGCAGGAACAAGGCCAGCCACGGGACGCCCCCGGCCGCTGCACGGCCTCCGCAGCGGGACGGGCCGCCCCATCCCCGGCCGCCCGAACCTCTGCAGGCCGGGAGTCGGCCTACCTCTCCCGCCCCGCAGGCCCGGGCGGTTTCCGTTCCGCCCGCGGCCCAGCGCCCCCACCTCGGCCGGAGTCCAGCCACTCGGGCCTGAGGGCGAGCTGCGTCGCGGAAGAAGCTGCAGCCCCCGGCCCGGCTCGCCCGCTCGCCCGCCCCGGGCCCCACACTCACTCACCCGCCGGCTGGACGCACTCCCCCGGCGCCGTCGCTGCGCTTTCCCTCAGTGCAACTTTATTAGCAGCTCGGCCGCGAGACACGCGCACGGCGCCCGCTCGCCCAGGACCCggatgagggagggaaggagccggGGAGGACGCCGCTGGGGTCTGCGCATGCGCGTCAGGGGTCGAGTGACCGCTGCGGTGCCCGAGGGAAGGAAACCTCCGCGCCTGGCTCCGCGCGGCCAACTCCAGCTTCCGATCCGCCGGAGGCTCTTGCGGCAATGGCCAGCCCCCGAGTGGGAGTCGGTCAGCTCCCACCGCCACAACGGCCAGTAG